A part of Candidatus Poribacteria bacterium genomic DNA contains:
- a CDS encoding Uma2 family endonuclease, translated as MPMTLDEFLENDVEGYEYVKGELVPMPPASMEHGEISSNVHLSLGLHVRENQLGRLYIAETTFQLGDRLVKPDIAFVSTARLPENREKGSPVPPDLAVEVVSPTDKHYDVTEKALAYLKAGTRLVWVIEPVAKTVMVYRSETDFTVLTSEDTLTGEDVVEGFTCPVSQLFE; from the coding sequence ATGCCAATGACGTTGGACGAATTTCTGGAAAACGATGTAGAGGGTTATGAATATGTAAAAGGCGAATTAGTGCCGATGCCACCTGCATCCATGGAACACGGTGAAATCAGTAGTAATGTTCATTTAAGCTTAGGTTTGCACGTTCGCGAAAATCAACTGGGACGTTTATATATTGCCGAAACGACTTTTCAATTGGGTGACAGGTTAGTGAAGCCGGATATTGCGTTCGTGTCGACGGCTCGATTACCCGAAAATAGAGAAAAGGGTTCACCCGTGCCGCCGGATTTAGCGGTTGAGGTCGTCTCGCCTACAGATAAACACTATGATGTTACCGAAAAAGCGTTAGCCTATCTGAAAGCGGGGACACGCCTTGTTTGGGTGATTGAGCCCGTCGCGAAGACAGTGATGGTTTATCGCTCTGAAACGGATTTCACAGTGCTTACGAGTGAGGACACATTGACAGGTGAAGATGTCGTGGAAGGGTTTACGTGTCCCGTCTCCCAACTTTTTGAATAG
- a CDS encoding DNA methyltransferase has product MPQTLLHPPPTQGIKYIGSKLKLISHVLELVNKVNAKTILDGFSGTTRVSQALAKLGYTVICNDVAPWSKVFGTCYLLNAKPKEAYQPLIDHLNAVPPVDGWFTEHYGGHANGGCAIQEDGLKKPWQRHNTRKLDAIRQEIENLKLDPVEKAVALTSLMLALDRVDSTLGHFSAYLKDWAPRAYKEFVLEVPDVFRSEGEHQVHQTDIFELTPRVSVDLAYFDPPYGSNNEKMPPSRVRYAAYYHLWKSVVLFDKPTLFGKAKRRKDTSDLLAASIFEEFRRNADGHFIAVHAIAKLIRETHARWILLSYSSGGRATAQQLNEVMQNNGTLLTVLELDYKKNVMAGMRWTDEWVNAAEAPNREFLFLLQKH; this is encoded by the coding sequence ATGCCCCAAACGCTTCTACACCCTCCTCCCACGCAAGGCATCAAATACATTGGATCCAAGCTGAAACTCATCTCACACGTCTTGGAACTCGTCAACAAAGTCAACGCCAAAACAATTCTGGACGGGTTCTCAGGCACCACGCGCGTCTCACAGGCACTCGCGAAACTCGGTTATACCGTCATCTGCAACGACGTTGCCCCGTGGTCAAAAGTCTTCGGTACCTGCTACCTCCTCAACGCAAAACCGAAAGAAGCATATCAACCACTCATCGACCACCTCAACGCTGTTCCCCCTGTTGACGGTTGGTTCACGGAACACTACGGCGGACACGCCAACGGTGGATGCGCCATTCAGGAAGACGGACTCAAAAAACCGTGGCAACGCCACAACACCCGTAAGTTAGATGCGATTCGACAGGAAATCGAAAACCTTAAACTCGATCCAGTCGAAAAAGCGGTCGCGCTTACAAGTCTGATGCTCGCGCTCGACCGTGTTGACAGCACGCTCGGTCACTTTTCCGCCTATCTCAAAGACTGGGCACCCCGCGCCTATAAAGAATTCGTGCTGGAAGTGCCTGATGTTTTCAGATCGGAAGGAGAGCACCAGGTCCATCAAACCGACATCTTTGAACTCACGCCGCGTGTCTCTGTAGACCTCGCCTATTTCGATCCGCCTTACGGTTCAAACAACGAAAAGATGCCACCGTCCCGCGTCAGGTATGCCGCTTACTATCACCTCTGGAAAAGCGTTGTTCTTTTCGACAAACCTACGCTTTTCGGCAAAGCAAAGCGGCGAAAGGATACATCGGATCTCCTCGCCGCTTCGATATTTGAGGAATTCCGGCGCAATGCTGACGGACACTTCATCGCTGTCCACGCCATTGCGAAGTTAATCCGAGAGACACACGCCCGCTGGATTCTGCTCTCTTACAGTTCCGGTGGTCGCGCAACCGCCCAACAACTCAACGAAGTCATGCAAAACAACGGAACACTCCTCACTGTCCTCGAACTCGACTACAAAAAGAACGTCATGGCGGGTATGCGATGGACGGACGAGTGGGTGAACGCCGCTGAAGCACCAAACCGCGAATTCCTGTTCCTACTCCAAAAACACTAA
- a CDS encoding sugar kinase yields MYDLVTFGEAMIRLTSPEFMRLENTTSLSITAGGAEMNVAVNAAQLGLRTAWVSRLVDNWSGRYIRNKGRELGVDMSNIIWVDFDGVGLERNGFYHLEMGAGPRASSVTYDRGYSAISKVQPGDIDWASIFSGARWFHLSGITPALSASAAAVSAEALKAARAAGVKTSYDLNFRSKLWSAEEAQAANQPMMEHVSVLIGNEEDFEKSLGFAAEGATESYSSLEPDSYKAVAQRVKDAFPNIEMIGTTLRDAKTGWLNDWRTLLFDGSEFYLSRIYEDLELVDRVGGGDSFSSGLIYSLLNGKSSQEAVDFAGGYSALAHTFPGDFNWATAEEAEKAMEAGGVRISR; encoded by the coding sequence ATGTACGATTTAGTTACGTTTGGGGAGGCGATGATTCGTCTGACTTCACCAGAATTTATGCGCCTTGAAAATACAACATCGCTGTCAATCACGGCTGGCGGTGCGGAGATGAACGTCGCTGTCAACGCCGCGCAACTCGGATTGCGGACTGCCTGGGTATCACGACTCGTGGACAATTGGTCGGGTCGCTATATCCGTAACAAAGGTCGTGAACTCGGCGTGGATATGTCGAACATCATTTGGGTCGATTTCGACGGGGTCGGCTTGGAGCGCAACGGGTTTTATCACCTTGAAATGGGTGCGGGACCACGTGCGAGCAGTGTCACTTATGATCGCGGATATTCTGCGATCTCCAAGGTCCAGCCTGGAGACATCGATTGGGCATCTATATTTAGCGGCGCGCGATGGTTTCATCTCAGCGGCATCACACCTGCGTTGTCGGCATCTGCGGCAGCTGTCTCGGCAGAAGCCCTCAAGGCGGCACGCGCGGCGGGGGTCAAAACGAGTTACGATCTGAACTTCCGTTCTAAACTCTGGAGTGCGGAGGAAGCACAAGCGGCGAATCAACCAATGATGGAGCATGTCTCTGTTCTCATCGGGAATGAAGAGGATTTCGAGAAGTCTCTCGGTTTCGCGGCGGAAGGGGCGACTGAGTCGTATAGCAGCCTTGAACCCGATAGTTACAAGGCAGTTGCCCAACGTGTTAAGGACGCTTTCCCCAACATTGAAATGATCGGCACGACGTTACGGGATGCCAAAACCGGGTGGCTGAATGATTGGCGGACACTCCTGTTTGATGGTTCAGAATTCTACCTATCCCGTATCTATGAGGATCTCGAACTGGTGGACCGAGTGGGGGGCGGTGATAGCTTCTCGTCAGGATTAATTTATAGCCTTTTGAACGGAAAATCATCTCAGGAAGCCGTTGATTTTGCGGGTGGATATTCCGCCTTGGCGCATACGTTCCCGGGGGACTTCAACTGGGCAACGGCAGAAGAAGCAGAAAAAGCGATGGAAGCGGGGGGCGTGCGTATCAGCCGCTAA
- a CDS encoding muconate cycloisomerase, whose translation MSKIAHVDVYPTAVGMKDIFNIGTGFVGDPGSAGDHVFVKLTTDDGYVGWGEQRALPSWSYETTESITTTVRHHIAPLLLGRDPLNLNRIQASIYQTLKPAVSNGHPFAKAAVDIALHDLQGKILEVPLHTLFGGKRHDTLPLCYALSIDTPEIMGLKAKALSPCSCFKVKVAGTPAEDEERLRAVHEAAPDAKLWIDANQSYTPTNALELLKRVADVREIYCMEQPVASQDWFGMKRVREDASIPIAIDEGCFTYFDLAKIARLECADAVVLKVCKSGGLNACLKSVPIAEANSLELLGSGLTEAGIGFIASVHLFSTLDLVLPAELNAPAFLETMAVRGIHIHDHVATVPDGPGLGVTPDEDYIKANVLDVENS comes from the coding sequence ATGTCCAAAATAGCCCATGTAGACGTTTATCCCACTGCCGTCGGGATGAAAGACATCTTTAATATCGGAACCGGTTTCGTTGGTGATCCGGGATCCGCAGGCGACCATGTTTTCGTCAAGCTCACAACAGACGATGGCTACGTCGGTTGGGGTGAACAACGCGCCCTCCCTTCATGGAGTTACGAAACCACCGAATCCATCACAACCACGGTTCGACATCACATCGCCCCGTTGCTCCTCGGACGCGATCCTCTGAATCTCAACCGAATCCAAGCATCGATTTATCAGACGTTGAAACCCGCCGTTAGCAACGGACACCCGTTCGCGAAAGCCGCCGTGGATATTGCTTTACACGACCTGCAAGGAAAAATCCTTGAGGTGCCGCTACATACCCTTTTCGGCGGGAAACGCCACGATACGCTACCGCTCTGCTATGCGCTGAGTATTGATACACCAGAGATAATGGGATTAAAGGCGAAAGCCTTGTCACCGTGCTCCTGTTTCAAAGTGAAGGTGGCTGGAACACCCGCGGAAGATGAAGAACGCCTACGCGCAGTGCATGAAGCCGCACCCGATGCCAAACTCTGGATCGATGCGAATCAGTCTTACACCCCAACGAATGCGCTTGAATTGTTGAAACGGGTCGCAGATGTCCGTGAAATTTACTGTATGGAACAACCCGTCGCAAGTCAGGATTGGTTCGGTATGAAGCGTGTCCGCGAAGATGCCTCAATCCCAATCGCTATTGACGAAGGGTGTTTCACCTACTTCGATCTGGCAAAGATCGCACGCTTGGAATGTGCAGATGCTGTCGTTTTAAAGGTGTGTAAATCTGGCGGGTTAAACGCATGTCTGAAGAGTGTGCCTATCGCTGAAGCCAATTCACTTGAACTCCTCGGCAGCGGATTGACAGAAGCCGGAATCGGGTTCATCGCGAGCGTGCACCTCTTCTCAACTTTGGACCTTGTTCTTCCCGCTGAACTCAACGCACCCGCTTTTCTGGAAACTATGGCGGTGCGTGGCATCCACATCCATGATCACGTCGCCACGGTCCCGGACGGTCCAGGTCTGGGTGTTACACCCGATGAAGACTACATCAAGGCGAATGTGCTTGACGTTGAGAATTCTTGA
- a CDS encoding MFS transporter: MRLKPLQLLTVYVPVLLLDFALSSILTNTSFYTSHLGLSSTFLGILMAITNGIFALLAIPCGRLSDRIERRYILYAACLMLGAACIGLTFCRNSGHLLSVFPGIGISMALFWPAYEAWLAEREGEGELIQRIMLFNLFWSIGTTLGPAFSSYLYGAVNPFRPFYLGGGACLLTLLTIYASRIAQSDPSRPADQTDASDAEPPEILYPPPPVRATYLHVARCANFVSWFALGVLRRLAPKLMLEMGIRPAIYGNLMLVLGGVQTVAFLVLGTGYSTRWHYQFTPLLIVQLLAILSFLGIGLTQHTILWAFAFAVIGVSVAFTYFSSLYYGLDRHMDKGNKSGWHEAILGVGIMLGPFLGGIAADSTLGVQSPYLLCAVAVVIAILIEILILLKNSQRQAHSP, from the coding sequence ATGCGCCTGAAACCGCTCCAACTCCTCACTGTTTACGTGCCGGTCCTACTGCTTGACTTTGCCCTGAGCAGCATCTTAACGAATACCTCTTTTTATACCAGTCATTTAGGACTCTCCTCAACCTTCCTTGGCATTTTAATGGCAATCACTAACGGGATTTTTGCGCTGCTCGCGATCCCCTGTGGGAGGCTCTCCGACCGGATAGAGCGTCGGTATATTCTTTACGCCGCGTGTTTGATGCTCGGTGCTGCCTGCATTGGACTCACCTTTTGTCGAAATAGCGGACATCTCCTGAGTGTCTTTCCTGGAATTGGTATCAGTATGGCACTCTTCTGGCCCGCTTACGAAGCCTGGCTTGCCGAGAGGGAAGGTGAAGGTGAATTAATCCAACGGATTATGCTCTTCAACTTATTTTGGAGCATCGGCACGACCTTGGGGCCGGCGTTCTCCAGTTATCTCTACGGCGCGGTCAATCCGTTTAGACCTTTCTATCTCGGTGGTGGGGCGTGTCTGCTCACGCTCTTGACAATTTATGCGTCCCGTATTGCCCAATCCGATCCCTCACGTCCGGCTGACCAGACCGATGCATCTGACGCAGAACCCCCTGAGATACTCTATCCTCCTCCACCCGTTCGAGCGACATATCTCCACGTTGCACGGTGTGCGAATTTTGTCTCATGGTTTGCCCTGGGTGTCCTACGGCGGCTTGCACCGAAACTCATGTTAGAGATGGGGATACGTCCCGCAATATACGGAAATCTGATGCTCGTTCTCGGTGGTGTGCAAACGGTGGCGTTCCTGGTCCTCGGGACCGGTTACTCGACACGGTGGCACTATCAATTCACGCCATTACTCATCGTTCAACTCCTGGCAATCCTGAGTTTCCTCGGAATCGGGTTGACCCAACATACGATTCTCTGGGCTTTTGCTTTTGCGGTGATCGGTGTGTCTGTTGCGTTTACCTACTTCAGCAGTCTCTATTACGGTCTGGATCGGCATATGGATAAGGGGAATAAAAGTGGATGGCACGAAGCCATCTTGGGTGTTGGAATCATGTTAGGTCCATTTCTGGGCGGTATCGCAGCGGACTCAACATTGGGGGTTCAGAGTCCTTACCTACTTTGCGCTGTAGCGGTTGTTATCGCGATCCTCATAGAGATTTTGATACTGCTCAAGAATTCTCAACGTCAAGCACATTCGCCTTGA
- a CDS encoding molybdopterin-dependent oxidoreductase, whose protein sequence is MKRRTFIKLSAISAAGMVLPLQLEADAAAVPQMKPSTLITPNADFYILQIGDPVELDAATWRLPMTGLIEKRIPPLRLEEITAMESVTAMRTLKCIGDPIGTEQMSNAVWKGVRLRDLLEKVGPTSDVKVVVFRCADGYHTAIPLEDAMHDETLLAYEMNEEPLPTEHGFPVRLLNPGHYGTKNPKWIINIQLAREHESYWEKRGWDPIANVKLATMIGTPSEGEEIPGGKVYTVSGAAFDAGNHGGIKKVEVSIDYGQTWEEAEIWAKDTPLAWVLWKWEWQVPEESEPVEIYARATGNSGVTQDEIGIEVEPVGATGYHMIDAEIVMP, encoded by the coding sequence ATGAAGAGACGAACGTTCATAAAACTAAGCGCGATTAGCGCAGCCGGCATGGTCCTACCCCTTCAATTGGAAGCGGACGCGGCAGCAGTGCCACAAATGAAGCCGAGCACACTGATAACCCCGAATGCTGATTTCTATATCCTACAGATTGGGGATCCTGTTGAACTGGACGCCGCGACATGGCGATTGCCAATGACCGGGCTCATTGAAAAACGGATACCCCCGCTGCGACTCGAAGAGATCACAGCGATGGAATCCGTCACAGCGATGCGAACCTTGAAGTGTATCGGCGACCCGATCGGCACAGAACAGATGAGCAATGCGGTGTGGAAAGGCGTTCGGTTGCGCGATCTGCTTGAAAAAGTCGGACCCACATCCGATGTCAAAGTGGTCGTCTTCCGGTGTGCAGATGGCTACCATACCGCGATTCCTCTGGAGGACGCGATGCACGATGAGACGCTTCTCGCTTATGAAATGAACGAGGAACCCTTACCGACTGAACACGGCTTCCCTGTCCGATTGCTGAACCCCGGTCATTACGGTACGAAAAATCCGAAATGGATCATCAACATCCAGTTGGCGAGGGAACACGAAAGTTACTGGGAGAAACGGGGATGGGATCCGATCGCGAATGTAAAACTCGCCACAATGATTGGGACACCGAGTGAAGGCGAGGAAATTCCTGGCGGCAAGGTCTACACAGTCAGTGGCGCAGCGTTCGATGCAGGCAATCACGGCGGTATCAAGAAAGTAGAAGTGAGTATCGACTACGGACAGACGTGGGAAGAAGCGGAAATTTGGGCGAAAGATACCCCGCTGGCGTGGGTGCTCTGGAAATGGGAATGGCAAGTTCCTGAAGAATCGGAACCTGTTGAGATTTACGCAAGAGCCACCGGCAACAGTGGTGTTACGCAAGACGAAATCGGTATTGAAGTAGAACCCGTTGGCGCGACAGGCTATCACATGATTGATGCCGAGATTGTGATGCCATAA